One genomic region from Lycorma delicatula isolate Av1 chromosome 1, ASM4794821v1, whole genome shotgun sequence encodes:
- the Ndc1 gene encoding nuclear division cycle 1 has protein sequence MEFSTKDMHVWRMTAAVSWSILFQFMFLCLFIIITTIDVWNFDGFLAPFHSLFSSKCFYIIPLAVVIFFQGIICSRDYLKPPKAHFISQRYLILISLFSYQNMAALFVHILLGFTVSFVYSSLSNDRINSISVRCTSGELNFYDGICLNEKKFFLVLGGIWIGFYTFITDYIFQSRTLNFPPVQQHKFIRMQAAFFSCLKNSTIKAIVPSFLFCMLYYFKGNTPRSYFCSFADFYPPHYLLDTLFTLFDQELMIFLWLFTAMYLLMLDIMVILFNIHLTERAYFPITTYLLPSANKQFLFLQDALAKFDVPIIQHLGFLDLALLSEFDSQRRAELFTLSQPGGHPHSWNAISNECFKVIDKFTEELDKCIGVSQVDEDESYQDFTKPQISDHHCYQHSYRLRNLSVKINRDSESSPATTLQESYERLIKVYQKWLNDKVQAFCKKPVIAYFFGELSEPKIKHLLFQSHPVIWAVESLSFLTCKSLKEDAFGVAQKDLSKTIDSFLHLKNSLDKLQKQSIFIKKSNKLDLVDIQMKNALKFSVKQSIYRIAVYFKDYIKDVNFSSMDVLNQLLNFIDFKEV, from the coding sequence ATGGAGTTCAGTACCAAAGATATGCATGTTTGGAGAATGACAGCAGCTGTTAGTTGGAGCATATTGtttcaatttatgtttttgtgtttgtttattattatcacgACTATAGACGTTTGGAATTTTGATGGTTTCTTAGCACCCTTTCATTCACTATTCTCTTCGAAGTGCTTCTATATAATACCACttgctgttgtaatttttttccaaggTATCATATGCAGCAGAGACTATTTAAAGCCACCGAAAGCTCACTTTATTAGTCAGAGATATCTTATTTTAATCAGCTTGTTTTCTTACCAGAACATGGCTGCTTTGTTTGTGCATATTTTACTTGGTTTTACAGTTTCATTTGTATACTCTTCTCTATCAAATGACCGTATAAACTCAATATCGGTTAGATGCACTAGCGGAGAACTGAATTTCTATGATGGTATTTgtctaaatgaaaagaaattcttCTTAGTATTGGGAGGCATTTGGATTggattttacacatttattactgATTATATTTTCCAGTCGAGGACATTGAATTTCCCTCCAGTTCAACAGCACAAATTTATTAGAATGCAAGcagcatttttttcttgtttaaaaaactcTACGATTAAAGCAATAGTTCCAAGCTTCCTTTTCTGTATGCTGTATTATTTTAAAGGGAATACACCGAGATCATATTTCTGTTCATTTGCAGATTTTTATCCGCCTCATTACTTACTTGatacattatttactttatttgatcaagaacttatgatttttttgtggTTATTTACTGCCATGTACCTGTTAATGCTGGATATAATGGTGATTTTGTTCAACATCCATTTAACTGAGAGAGCGTACTTTCCAATCACAACGTATTTACTTCCATCAgcaaataaacagtttttatttttgcaagatGCATTAGCCAAATTTGATGTGCCTATAATTCAACATCTTGGTTTTTTGGATTTGGCTCTACTTTCTGAATTTGACTCTCAAAGACGAGCAGAGTTATTTACTCTTAGTCAGCCTGGTGGTCATCCCCATTCATGGAATGCAATATCAAATGAATGTTTCAAAGTTATTGACAAATTTACTGAAGAACTTGATAAATGTATAGGTGTTTCTCAAGTTGATGAGGATGAAAGTTATCAAGATTTCACAAAGCCTCAAATTTCCGATCATCATTGTTATCAGCATTCATATCGATTGAGAAatctttcagttaaaattaatagagatAGTGAGAGTTCACCTGCAACAACTTTGCAGGAATCGTATGAAAGGTTAATTAAAGTTTATCAAAAATGGTTAAATGATAAAGTGCAAGCTTTCTGTAAGAAACCAGTCATTGCATATTTCTTTGGTGAATTGAGTGAACctaaaataaaacatcttttatttcAAAGTCACCCTGTGATTTGGGCAGTGGAAAGTTTATCATTCTTAACTTGTAAATCTCTTAAAGAAGATGCTTTTGGTGTTGCTCAAAAAGATCTTTCTAAAACTATTGattcttttttacatttgaagAACAGTCTCGATAAACTgcaaaaacaaagtatttttattaaaaaatccaataaattagACTTGGTTGATATACAGatgaaaaatgctttaaaattttcagttaagcAAAGTATATATCGTATAgcagtttattttaaagattatattaaagaTGTTAACTTTAGTTCAATGGATGTTCTGAAtcagttgttaaattttattgatttcaaagaAGTATGA